The following are from one region of the Streptomyces tuirus genome:
- a CDS encoding AbiTii domain-containing protein, whose protein sequence is MRLGRSRLDRLERHVLNESRSLAPILRQVITLGVDARSAALRTWALLELQGYEGTDVPVPDYRKIPAPLVMDGHTGRFQFREQPVSMFDLPDFARDSLGDELRLGVGVGQIESLIARHPGQTVQLGPALAAELAVVMSQNSPRQVLRVYWSVHVSALEGVLDQVRTRLLQLVGELRAAMPHGQQDPTPDQVAQALQNINIVTGENSSVTVTAPVAVAHRRGSARAEIGGTAHRTFPRAAVVWAVLVALVAAVAAVLWGTWL, encoded by the coding sequence ATGAGACTCGGCCGAAGCCGACTCGACCGGCTGGAGCGCCACGTCCTCAACGAGAGCCGCTCGCTCGCCCCAATCCTGCGGCAGGTGATTACCCTCGGCGTCGACGCCCGCTCCGCAGCGCTGCGCACTTGGGCCCTGCTCGAACTCCAGGGCTATGAGGGTACGGATGTGCCGGTCCCCGACTACCGGAAGATTCCTGCGCCCCTGGTAATGGACGGCCACACCGGGAGGTTCCAGTTCCGGGAACAGCCGGTCAGCATGTTCGACTTGCCGGACTTCGCCCGTGACAGCCTGGGCGACGAACTCCGCCTCGGGGTCGGTGTGGGCCAGATCGAGTCGCTGATCGCCAGGCATCCAGGCCAGACCGTGCAGCTCGGTCCGGCTTTGGCTGCCGAACTGGCCGTGGTGATGAGCCAGAACTCCCCCAGGCAGGTGCTCAGGGTGTACTGGTCGGTGCACGTGTCAGCCCTGGAGGGTGTCCTCGACCAGGTCCGTACGCGGCTCCTTCAGTTGGTCGGGGAGCTGCGGGCAGCGATGCCGCATGGCCAGCAGGACCCGACACCGGACCAGGTTGCTCAAGCCCTCCAGAACATCAACATCGTCACCGGCGAGAATTCCTCCGTGACTGTCACCGCACCTGTCGCGGTCGCGCACCGACGCGGATCAGCACGCGCAGAGATTGGAGGAACGGCACATCGCACCTTCCCACGGGCAGCGGTCGTGTGGGCCGTTTTGGTCGCCCTCGTAGCCGCCGTTGCGGCCGTTCTTTGGGGCACGTGGCTCTGA
- a CDS encoding AbiTii domain-containing protein, translating to MTTPDIRGLAQLERAVLDDTASLATALRRCIMLAGYAHHGELRAWALKELEGYAAADELPSYRKVPAALEVVVDLYLPGQIIRGNTQRISPGQLPQPARDRGIGESAPIRQGVRELEAVVSRGDTVVRLSPPGSAEYVLLMTQEQHQLGNEGSHITSLHWDVSVASIEGVLDHIRTRLTQFVAEVRAAMPAGQQNPNPDQIDSAAQQALNITGGDGSTFNITAPNAKADRGGTASANINEPTPATPQPWWHRSSVIWTAIGAVAATASVIATVVLTK from the coding sequence GTGACGACACCCGACATCCGAGGGCTGGCGCAACTTGAACGCGCCGTCCTGGATGACACCGCCTCTCTCGCTACCGCCCTCCGGCGGTGCATCATGCTGGCTGGCTACGCCCACCACGGGGAACTGCGCGCCTGGGCGCTGAAGGAGCTGGAAGGGTACGCGGCGGCTGATGAGCTGCCCTCGTACCGGAAGGTGCCGGCCGCGCTCGAAGTCGTGGTGGACCTCTATCTGCCGGGCCAGATCATCCGGGGCAACACCCAGCGGATCAGCCCGGGGCAGCTACCCCAGCCCGCTCGGGATCGCGGCATCGGAGAGAGCGCACCGATCCGACAAGGAGTCCGGGAACTCGAAGCCGTCGTCTCCCGTGGCGACACAGTGGTACGTCTGAGCCCGCCCGGCTCGGCTGAATACGTCCTGCTGATGACACAGGAACAGCACCAGTTGGGAAACGAAGGCTCCCACATTACGTCTCTGCACTGGGACGTCTCCGTTGCCAGCATCGAAGGCGTCCTCGATCACATCAGAACTCGTCTGACCCAGTTCGTCGCGGAAGTGAGAGCAGCCATGCCCGCCGGCCAGCAGAACCCCAACCCCGACCAGATCGACTCGGCCGCACAGCAGGCCCTTAACATCACGGGAGGCGACGGCTCCACCTTCAACATCACCGCGCCGAACGCGAAGGCGGACCGGGGCGGCACTGCGAGCGCCAACATCAACGAACCCACACCCGCGACTCCGCAGCCCTGGTGGCACCGCAGCTCAGTCATCTGGACCGCCATCGGAGCGGTGGCGGCGACCGCCAGCGTCATCGCCACCGTGGTCTTGACGAAATGA
- a CDS encoding GNAT family N-acetyltransferase yields MEPSVTDLRHFQHGNLPEVFRQILIDVHADAYADQMDDPFHQRFAWFVDHWTGMDGFSCVVAYDKDEPVGFAYGAPLAPGREWWRSTAYEPNNGYSSTYAVSEVMVRPSWRKQGIADRLHEALLKERTEDLAVLLVDVTHPKVQALYETWGYARVGEQQPFADSPVYAVMVKDLRD; encoded by the coding sequence ATGGAGCCGAGCGTGACCGACCTGCGTCACTTCCAGCACGGAAACCTCCCCGAGGTCTTCCGGCAGATACTCATCGACGTACACGCCGACGCCTACGCCGACCAGATGGACGACCCCTTCCACCAGCGCTTCGCCTGGTTCGTCGACCACTGGACCGGCATGGACGGCTTCTCCTGCGTGGTGGCGTACGACAAAGACGAACCGGTCGGCTTCGCCTACGGCGCCCCGCTCGCCCCCGGCCGCGAATGGTGGCGCTCCACCGCGTACGAGCCGAACAACGGCTATTCCTCCACCTACGCGGTCTCCGAAGTGATGGTGCGCCCAAGCTGGCGTAAGCAGGGAATCGCCGACCGCCTGCACGAGGCGCTACTCAAGGAACGTACGGAAGACCTCGCCGTGCTGCTGGTCGACGTCACACACCCCAAGGTCCAAGCGCTCTACGAGACATGGGGATACGCCAGAGTCGGCGAGCAGCAACCATTCGCGGACTCACCGGTGTACGCGGTCATGGTCAAAGACCTTCGGGACTGA
- a CDS encoding helix-turn-helix domain-containing protein — protein sequence MGANAILKSRMEELGLTQEELAGRMNAALAEITGRPGDVSDRTIRNLLNGSSRRPIGRTCAALERVFGCLVEDLGFSAPRTMQHPQEDPVRRRTFLTSATGSAAAAVPLVAQRRTVGMSDVARVAAGMNALVEADDRQGGHTALEKAAAQGRTRVLELQQRNAGERVRRALYALAAEYTTIAAWSCIDARNLDQAQSYLNESATYAGLSQDGPTEMRVWVNLSMLAYQRQNWPEALAAAQAAQASSAARRDPFFDSLGRVRVALAYAALGDGRAGLRSLGSAQDTFTRVADRERPRWTAFYGQAELDHLAAIVQFNSGRHPHAEAMAHRALARIPTAFRRNKALATAQLALAQLHQGETEQATASATDVFTIMDGDPLPGRMRTLMGDFHRGLFVMAPSASYARDWADRMRTEWSRA from the coding sequence ATGGGAGCGAACGCCATCCTCAAGAGTCGGATGGAGGAACTCGGGCTCACCCAGGAAGAATTGGCTGGTCGGATGAACGCTGCGCTGGCAGAGATCACCGGCAGGCCCGGTGACGTCTCCGACCGCACAATCCGCAACCTCCTCAACGGGAGCTCCCGCCGCCCCATCGGACGCACGTGTGCAGCCCTGGAGCGGGTGTTCGGTTGTCTCGTCGAGGACTTAGGGTTCAGCGCACCACGCACCATGCAACACCCGCAGGAGGACCCCGTGCGGCGTCGCACTTTCCTCACCTCAGCGACCGGAAGCGCGGCTGCCGCCGTTCCCTTGGTGGCGCAACGCCGGACCGTCGGCATGTCGGACGTGGCCCGGGTCGCTGCCGGGATGAACGCCCTTGTCGAAGCCGACGACCGCCAGGGCGGACACACGGCACTGGAGAAGGCCGCCGCCCAGGGCCGCACCAGGGTGCTGGAACTACAGCAGCGCAACGCCGGCGAACGCGTCCGCCGAGCGCTGTACGCACTGGCCGCCGAGTACACCACCATCGCCGCCTGGTCCTGCATCGACGCCCGCAATCTCGACCAGGCCCAGAGCTACCTGAACGAATCAGCGACGTACGCCGGCCTCTCCCAGGACGGCCCTACCGAAATGCGGGTGTGGGTCAACCTCTCGATGCTCGCCTACCAGCGGCAGAACTGGCCCGAAGCGCTCGCAGCGGCCCAGGCCGCGCAAGCCTCCTCAGCGGCTCGCCGAGACCCGTTCTTCGATTCGCTGGGCCGAGTCCGCGTCGCCCTCGCGTACGCGGCTCTCGGTGACGGCCGTGCGGGCCTGCGTTCACTGGGATCAGCCCAGGACACCTTCACGAGAGTGGCCGACCGAGAGCGTCCGCGCTGGACCGCCTTCTACGGGCAGGCCGAACTTGACCACCTCGCCGCAATCGTCCAGTTCAACAGCGGACGCCACCCTCATGCCGAAGCCATGGCGCACCGCGCCCTGGCCAGGATCCCGACCGCCTTCCGGCGCAACAAGGCCCTCGCGACCGCCCAACTCGCCCTCGCACAGCTCCACCAGGGAGAAACAGAACAGGCCACGGCCTCAGCCACCGACGTGTTCACCATCATGGATGGTGACCCATTGCCCGGCCGTATGCGCACGCTCATGGGCGACTTCCACCGGGGCCTGTTCGTCATGGCTCCCTCCGCCTCCTACGCACGAGACTGGGCAGACCGCATGCGAACCGAATGGAGCCGAGCGTGA
- a CDS encoding ATP-binding protein produces the protein MTAAKPTATGVPGYTETVPCEPESARRARLLVSAALDTWGIGELAEVGTLIVSELISNAVSHTPCHVVRVMVRRETAEVIRIGVADKCRDTPEPGCSEGDSEGGRGLLLVESLSWRWGYDLHRWGKLVWAELRVPTAC, from the coding sequence ATGACCGCCGCCAAACCAACCGCGACCGGTGTTCCGGGCTACACCGAGACGGTGCCGTGCGAGCCGGAATCCGCGCGCCGCGCACGTCTGCTTGTCTCCGCGGCTCTGGACACCTGGGGCATAGGCGAGTTGGCCGAGGTAGGCACTCTGATCGTTTCGGAGCTGATCAGCAACGCCGTCAGCCATACGCCCTGTCACGTGGTCCGTGTGATGGTTCGGCGCGAGACGGCCGAAGTGATTCGGATCGGCGTTGCCGACAAGTGCCGAGACACCCCGGAACCGGGCTGTTCTGAAGGTGACTCGGAGGGCGGCCGTGGTCTGCTCCTGGTCGAGTCGCTGAGCTGGCGGTGGGGCTACGACCTGCATCGTTGGGGCAAGCTCGTCTGGGCAGAGCTGAGGGTGCCGACCGCATGCTGA
- the tgmA gene encoding putative ATP-grasp-modified RiPP — protein MFNHMDRFPTGSPLPQGHLTAAPWGLRRIAPYPPVEGPVYATVTLDPKTQTARYFDTSGAPTMSPGHGTSSGTNPATGTTGQGDRNSDSPDSDTGNDTDQ, from the coding sequence GTGTTCAACCACATGGATCGATTCCCCACGGGCAGCCCGCTGCCGCAGGGGCATCTCACGGCGGCCCCGTGGGGTCTCCGTCGCATCGCCCCGTACCCGCCCGTCGAGGGCCCCGTCTACGCGACGGTGACGCTGGATCCGAAGACGCAGACCGCCCGGTACTTCGACACTTCCGGGGCGCCCACCATGTCCCCGGGCCACGGCACATCCTCCGGTACGAATCCCGCGACCGGCACCACGGGCCAGGGCGACCGCAACAGCGACTCCCCGGACAGCGACACGGGGAACGACACCGACCAGTGA
- the tgmB gene encoding ATP-grasp ribosomal peptide maturase — protein MTNDDRPVLVVTNLDDPTADFVIAELHDRGVPVVRFDSGDFPATLSCSAAIGGTHSWRGRVQTPSRRADLGAVRSVYYRRPSGFAFPHLDKQDERFAVAQARYGLGGILTSLPGCLYVNHPNHIGDAEYKPVGLAAAAAAGFTLPPTLITNVPDDARAFIKAQGAVIFKPISVPLYLVDGKAQTVPVTEVTVDEIDDSVSGTMHLFQKRVRKVADIRVTVIGEQIFAVRIDSGLLDWRTDYGTHTYTPLAAPPAVERSMRAYLKHFGLVFGAFDFALTDRGEWIFIECNPSGQWAWMEPPTGLPMTAALTDLLEGGLRGQ, from the coding sequence GTGACGAACGACGATCGTCCGGTCCTGGTCGTCACCAACCTCGACGACCCGACCGCGGACTTCGTGATCGCCGAGCTGCACGACCGGGGCGTCCCGGTCGTGCGGTTCGACTCCGGTGACTTCCCCGCCACCCTGTCGTGCTCGGCCGCCATCGGCGGCACCCACAGCTGGCGGGGAAGAGTGCAGACCCCGAGCCGACGTGCCGACCTGGGCGCGGTGCGTTCCGTGTACTACCGGCGCCCCTCCGGGTTTGCCTTCCCCCACCTCGACAAGCAGGACGAACGCTTCGCCGTCGCCCAGGCGCGCTACGGGCTCGGAGGCATCCTGACCTCGCTGCCCGGCTGCCTTTACGTCAACCACCCCAATCACATCGGCGACGCCGAGTACAAGCCAGTCGGGCTCGCGGCAGCGGCGGCGGCCGGCTTCACGCTTCCGCCGACGTTGATCACCAACGTTCCCGACGACGCGCGGGCCTTCATCAAGGCGCAAGGTGCCGTCATCTTCAAGCCGATCTCGGTTCCGCTCTACCTGGTCGACGGCAAGGCCCAGACCGTCCCCGTGACCGAGGTGACCGTCGACGAGATCGACGATTCCGTGTCCGGCACCATGCACCTCTTCCAGAAGCGGGTGCGCAAGGTTGCCGATATCCGGGTGACTGTGATCGGCGAGCAGATCTTCGCCGTGCGGATCGACTCCGGTCTCCTCGACTGGCGTACGGACTACGGCACTCACACATACACGCCGCTTGCCGCGCCACCCGCGGTGGAGCGGTCGATGCGCGCCTATCTGAAGCACTTCGGGCTCGTCTTCGGGGCGTTCGACTTCGCTCTGACCGACCGCGGCGAGTGGATCTTCATCGAGTGCAATCCTTCCGGGCAGTGGGCCTGGATGGAGCCGCCGACCGGTCTGCCGATGACTGCCGCACTCACCGATCTCCTGGAAGGAGGACTCCGTGGCCAGTGA
- the tgmC gene encoding ATP-grasp peptide maturase system methyltransferase: MASETDIETAAADLRRRLARQLEKDGWLRSPQWRAAVEAVPRHRFIPRFYRESHAPGVTTWEPVTPETVGKEEWLRLVYTDETWMTQFDGRDTDWADLKPISNATPTSSSTLPSLVVRMLEDLDVQDGMKVLEIGTGTGYSTALMCHRLGSESVTSIETDEGVARRAGHALTGSGHTPHLLVGDGRVGHPDGAPYDRLIATCGFRSIPPAWLEQVRPGGLILTTLRGWMRSLGLVKLIVTGDSASGWFSEDDPSFMVARQQDAPESLGMVPGPEDGTVRKAARGPEVLTSSGPAFMAQLAAPDARFFSMAVDGGPVSTFLLDSVTDSFAVLAPTESGWQVRQGGPRRLWDAIESAVATWEEYGSPNTAAFGMTVARDQQAVWLGNPSGPQWPLPS; the protein is encoded by the coding sequence GTGGCCAGTGAAACCGACATCGAGACGGCCGCAGCCGATCTCCGGCGCCGGCTCGCCCGACAACTGGAGAAGGACGGCTGGCTGCGCTCGCCGCAGTGGCGGGCCGCCGTGGAGGCCGTGCCCCGCCACAGATTCATCCCGCGTTTCTACCGGGAGAGCCACGCCCCGGGCGTCACCACCTGGGAGCCGGTCACACCGGAGACGGTCGGTAAGGAGGAGTGGCTACGGCTTGTCTACACCGACGAGACATGGATGACCCAGTTCGACGGCCGGGACACCGACTGGGCCGACCTGAAGCCGATCAGCAATGCGACCCCGACCTCGTCGTCGACGTTGCCGAGCCTCGTGGTCCGGATGCTCGAAGACCTGGATGTGCAGGACGGCATGAAGGTGCTGGAGATCGGCACCGGAACCGGTTACTCGACAGCACTGATGTGCCACCGGCTTGGCAGCGAGAGCGTGACCTCGATCGAGACGGACGAGGGCGTGGCCCGACGAGCCGGCCACGCCCTCACGGGATCCGGCCATACCCCCCACCTGCTGGTGGGGGACGGCCGCGTCGGCCACCCCGACGGAGCCCCGTACGACCGGCTGATCGCCACGTGCGGCTTCCGCAGCATCCCGCCCGCCTGGTTGGAGCAGGTCCGCCCGGGCGGCCTCATCCTCACCACCCTTCGCGGCTGGATGCGCTCCCTCGGTTTGGTCAAACTCATTGTCACCGGTGACAGCGCGAGCGGCTGGTTCAGCGAGGACGACCCGAGCTTCATGGTCGCCCGCCAGCAGGACGCACCGGAGAGCCTTGGCATGGTCCCAGGCCCCGAAGACGGGACGGTACGGAAAGCCGCACGCGGGCCAGAGGTGCTCACCAGCTCCGGTCCGGCATTCATGGCGCAGCTCGCTGCGCCGGACGCCCGCTTCTTCTCGATGGCAGTCGACGGCGGCCCGGTCAGCACGTTTCTGTTGGACAGCGTGACTGACTCCTTCGCCGTCCTCGCTCCCACGGAGAGTGGCTGGCAGGTCCGCCAGGGCGGCCCTCGGCGCCTGTGGGACGCGATCGAGTCGGCGGTGGCCACCTGGGAGGAATACGGCTCACCCAACACCGCGGCGTTCGGTATGACCGTCGCCCGCGACCAGCAGGCCGTCTGGCTCGGGAACCCGAGCGGTCCGCAGTGGCCGCTACCCTCCTGA
- a CDS encoding DUF6087 family protein, translated as MDDEPLTEWAERRDAKIGRLRAVPVVPGNGPRASHLHPDAPRAIERWNGHTWELYGFAAGLAEAQAVLYPEAGKPAPSGPVPKPLGPGTGKHRKPRAPGPDSGSRTQT; from the coding sequence ATGGACGACGAACCGCTGACGGAGTGGGCGGAACGCCGTGACGCGAAGATCGGCCGACTGCGCGCCGTGCCGGTTGTGCCCGGCAACGGGCCCAGGGCATCACATCTGCATCCGGATGCGCCCCGCGCCATCGAGCGCTGGAACGGGCACACCTGGGAGCTGTACGGATTCGCAGCCGGCCTGGCCGAGGCCCAAGCCGTTCTCTACCCGGAGGCCGGCAAGCCCGCACCCTCAGGGCCGGTGCCGAAGCCGCTCGGTCCCGGCACCGGCAAGCACCGCAAACCCCGGGCGCCCGGGCCAGACAGTGGCAGCCGGACCCAGACGTGA